The proteins below are encoded in one region of Paenibacillus albus:
- the bcp gene encoding thioredoxin-dependent thiol peroxidase translates to MARAIKAKAVVGKKAPDFTLMGLGGREVTLSQFAGRKVVLFFYPKDLTPACTQESCDFRDSYSAFGEHNTVLLGISIDDEATHERFKAKYELPFELLADPEHRVCELYGVWQMKKLYGREYMGLVRSTFLIDEKGKLVQEWRNLRVKGHVEAVLEAAKAL, encoded by the coding sequence ATGGCGAGAGCGATTAAGGCTAAAGCGGTTGTAGGCAAAAAAGCACCTGATTTCACATTGATGGGGCTAGGCGGACGCGAGGTTACCCTCAGTCAGTTCGCTGGGCGCAAGGTCGTCCTCTTCTTCTATCCGAAGGATTTGACGCCTGCGTGCACGCAGGAATCTTGCGATTTCCGTGATTCCTACTCGGCATTCGGAGAACACAATACGGTGCTGCTTGGGATCAGCATTGACGATGAAGCGACACATGAGCGGTTCAAGGCGAAGTATGAACTGCCTTTCGAGCTGCTGGCCGATCCGGAGCACCGCGTATGTGAGTTATATGGCGTTTGGCAGATGAAGAAGCTGTACGGCCGCGAATATATGGGTCTAGTGCGCTCAACGTTTCTGATTGATGAGAAAGGCAAGCTGGTTCAGGAGTGGCGCAATCTACGCGTGAAGGGTCATGTGGAGGCTGTGCTGGAAGCGGCAAAAGCATTATAA
- a CDS encoding ABC transporter permease, with product MFYWSLAMEYMKNYAKTKLTYRADFWVELLSDLLFQGVNLIFILIVFQHTPALGGWSEAEVVFVYGYFMVPAGIFGAFFNIWNFSDRYIVKGEFDRVLTRPAYNLYQVLLENLDPPSLFGSLVGLIIMVLGWGNLGLAFNVMDILMMIIFTIGSVLIYAGLFTALTAISFYSDAPTGILPLMYNISNYGRYPVNIYNKMIRFMLTWLLPFAFVGVIPASYFLSTDHEGLSKLALLTPVMGIVVFGIGIGIWNVGVKKYRGAGS from the coding sequence ATGTTTTATTGGTCACTTGCAATGGAGTATATGAAGAATTATGCGAAGACAAAGCTGACATACCGCGCAGATTTCTGGGTAGAGCTGTTGTCGGACTTGCTGTTCCAAGGGGTTAACCTGATCTTCATCCTAATCGTCTTCCAGCATACACCGGCGCTCGGAGGCTGGTCGGAGGCAGAGGTCGTGTTCGTCTACGGTTATTTCATGGTGCCTGCCGGCATCTTCGGTGCGTTCTTCAACATTTGGAATTTCAGCGATCGCTATATTGTGAAAGGCGAGTTCGACCGCGTACTGACAAGGCCGGCCTACAATCTCTATCAGGTGCTGCTGGAAAATCTCGATCCGCCGTCTTTATTCGGCTCGCTTGTCGGGCTTATTATTATGGTGCTTGGCTGGGGTAATCTCGGACTAGCTTTCAACGTGATGGATATTCTGATGATGATTATTTTCACAATCGGGTCCGTCCTGATCTATGCGGGTCTGTTCACCGCGCTAACGGCAATCTCGTTCTATTCGGATGCGCCAACCGGCATTTTGCCGCTCATGTACAACATCTCGAACTATGGGCGTTATCCGGTTAATATTTATAACAAAATGATCCGGTTCATGCTGACGTGGCTGCTTCCGTTCGCTTTTGTCGGCGTCATCCCGGCCTCGTATTTCTTGAGTACGGACCATGAGGGACTGTCGAAGCTCGCGCTGCTGACACCGGTTATGGGGATCGTTGTGTTCGGAATCGGCATTGGAATATGGAACGTAGGCGTGAAGAAGTACCGGGGAGCAGGATCGTAA
- a CDS encoding ABC transporter permease, with protein MNSAYLELIRIRFLMMLAYRVNYYSGIIIYTINIGAYYFLWEAIFGDQKVLAGFTLAQMTTYVAVSWMARAFYFNNLDREIANEIRDGSVAVQFIRPYNYLFVKLMQGFGEGLFRLLLFMGPGLALVCLLFPVKLPTDLGTWSIYVVMLLFSFLINTQINMLVGLFAFFVENNEGMLRMKRVVVDLFSGVIVPVSFFPGWLAVTMKWLPFQAITYLPSSVFTGRTTGDDVLRVFGIQLIWFLVLIIPIAWIWRMARTRLFVQGG; from the coding sequence ATGAACAGCGCCTATCTCGAACTGATCCGCATCCGGTTTCTCATGATGCTCGCATACCGCGTGAACTACTACAGCGGGATCATCATCTACACGATTAACATCGGTGCGTACTATTTTCTGTGGGAAGCGATCTTCGGCGATCAGAAAGTGCTTGCCGGCTTTACGCTTGCCCAGATGACCACTTACGTCGCGGTGTCCTGGATGGCGAGAGCGTTCTACTTCAACAACCTGGACCGTGAAATCGCCAATGAAATCAGAGACGGCAGCGTAGCCGTCCAGTTCATCCGTCCCTATAACTACTTGTTCGTAAAGCTGATGCAGGGCTTCGGCGAAGGGCTGTTCCGCCTGCTGCTGTTCATGGGGCCGGGCCTTGCGCTTGTCTGCCTGCTCTTCCCGGTGAAGCTGCCGACCGATCTAGGTACATGGAGCATTTACGTTGTCATGCTGCTTTTCAGTTTCTTAATAAATACACAAATTAATATGCTGGTCGGCTTGTTTGCATTCTTCGTGGAGAACAATGAAGGGATGCTTCGAATGAAGCGCGTCGTCGTTGACTTGTTCTCAGGCGTCATTGTGCCGGTATCTTTCTTCCCGGGCTGGCTCGCTGTGACGATGAAATGGCTGCCGTTCCAAGCGATTACGTACCTGCCAAGCTCCGTGTTCACGGGACGTACGACAGGCGATGATGTACTGCGAGTGTTCGGTATTCAGCTGATCTGGTTCCTCGTGCTCATCATTCCGATAGCATGGATATGGCGCATGGCGCGGACCCGGCTGTTCGTGCAAGGAGGTTAA
- a CDS encoding aspartate/glutamate racemase family protein — MGQKIGCLHAHYSNIAYIEQAFAGGEVELVHYVDPGLMSRLSSQDSGFDDEQAREKVVEQMKWIAGTQVDAILITCTNYIALLDEERLNTTIPIIKIDEPFFAAICSLDEPQTVMFTNPATVDGTMNRLHAFAASRGITLEQIDVQVVPNTFELIMQGKKEAYMDELTSSMKAFFSVRGNSARLAVAQLSMVDAAQQVERELGVQIVNPLQALASAWRANGMK; from the coding sequence ATGGGCCAAAAGATAGGTTGTTTGCACGCGCACTATTCCAATATTGCTTACATTGAGCAGGCATTCGCTGGCGGTGAGGTCGAGCTTGTCCACTATGTTGATCCAGGGCTCATGAGTCGATTATCTTCGCAAGACAGCGGATTCGATGACGAGCAGGCGCGCGAGAAAGTTGTGGAGCAGATGAAGTGGATCGCAGGTACGCAGGTGGATGCCATTCTCATCACGTGTACGAACTATATTGCACTGCTTGATGAAGAGAGACTGAACACTACGATACCTATTATCAAAATCGACGAACCGTTCTTCGCCGCTATCTGCAGCTTGGACGAGCCTCAAACGGTGATGTTCACGAATCCGGCGACGGTCGATGGGACAATGAACCGGCTGCATGCTTTTGCAGCTTCGCGTGGCATAACGCTTGAGCAGATTGACGTGCAGGTCGTTCCGAATACGTTCGAGCTGATCATGCAGGGGAAGAAAGAAGCATATATGGATGAGCTGACGAGCAGCATGAAGGCGTTCTTCTCCGTGAGAGGCAATAGCGCCCGGCTAGCCGTTGCACAGTTGTCGATGGTGGATGCAGCGCAGCAGGTAGAACGCGAACTAGGTGTTCAGATCGTGAATCCCCTTCAAGCACTTGCTTCGGCTTGGCGTGCGAACGGAATGAAATAA